The following are from one region of the Myxococcales bacterium genome:
- the ahcY gene encoding adenosylhomocysteinase — translation MARSPYKVADISLHELGRKELRLAEQEMPGLMALREQYGKDKPLAGLKIAGSLHMTVQTAVLIETLVELGADVRWASCNIFSTQDSAAAAVVVGPKGTPAEPKGVPVFAWKGETLEEYWWCTNEMLTWPDGSGPHQIVDDGGDATLLIVKGAEFEREGRIPNFDAANEPEEWGEILKIMRQTFAENPKKWSAFAETCRGVSEETTTGVHRLYEMQKSGKLPFPAINVNDSVTKSKFDNLYGCRHSLIDGINRASDVMMAGKVAVVCGYGDVGKGCAQSLRGQGCRVIVTEIDPICALQAVMEGYQVLRLEDVLETADIFITATGNRDIITTAHMAKMKDKAIVGNIGHFDNEIDMAGLAKVPGVKRIKIKPQYDEWVFPDGHSVLILAEGRLLNLGCATGHPSFVMSTSFTNQVLAQLELKQKRSEYKNEVYVLPKKLDEMVARLHLGKLGVRLTELSKSQADYIGVAAEGPYKPEHYRY, via the coding sequence ATGGCACGTTCACCCTACAAAGTCGCAGACATCAGCCTTCACGAACTTGGCCGCAAAGAGCTCCGGCTCGCGGAGCAAGAAATGCCCGGCCTCATGGCCCTGCGCGAGCAGTACGGCAAGGATAAGCCCCTCGCCGGACTCAAGATCGCCGGCTCTCTCCACATGACCGTGCAAACGGCCGTGCTCATCGAGACTCTGGTCGAGCTCGGCGCCGACGTGCGCTGGGCGTCCTGCAACATCTTCAGCACGCAGGACTCCGCGGCCGCCGCGGTGGTGGTGGGCCCCAAGGGGACCCCAGCCGAGCCCAAGGGCGTGCCGGTGTTCGCCTGGAAGGGCGAGACGCTCGAGGAGTACTGGTGGTGTACGAACGAGATGCTGACCTGGCCCGATGGCTCCGGCCCCCATCAGATCGTCGACGACGGCGGCGACGCCACGCTGCTCATCGTCAAAGGCGCCGAGTTCGAGCGTGAGGGCAGGATTCCTAACTTCGACGCAGCCAATGAACCCGAAGAATGGGGCGAGATCTTGAAGATCATGCGCCAGACCTTCGCCGAGAACCCGAAGAAGTGGAGCGCCTTCGCCGAGACCTGCCGGGGCGTGAGCGAAGAGACCACCACGGGCGTTCACCGGCTTTACGAGATGCAGAAGAGCGGCAAGCTGCCCTTCCCGGCGATCAACGTCAACGACAGCGTCACCAAGAGCAAGTTCGACAACCTCTACGGCTGCCGTCACTCGCTCATCGACGGCATCAACCGCGCCTCGGACGTGATGATGGCCGGCAAAGTGGCCGTGGTCTGCGGCTATGGAGACGTGGGCAAGGGCTGCGCGCAGTCGCTGCGCGGCCAGGGCTGCCGAGTGATCGTCACCGAGATCGATCCCATCTGCGCCCTGCAGGCCGTCATGGAAGGCTACCAGGTGCTGCGCCTCGAAGACGTGCTGGAGACGGCCGACATCTTCATCACCGCCACGGGCAACCGCGACATCATCACCACGGCTCACATGGCGAAGATGAAGGACAAGGCCATCGTGGGTAACATTGGTCACTTCGACAACGAGATCGACATGGCGGGCCTGGCCAAGGTGCCGGGGGTCAAGCGGATCAAGATCAAGCCCCAGTACGACGAGTGGGTGTTCCCTGACGGGCACAGCGTGCTCATCCTCGCCGAGGGCCGCTTGCTCAATCTGGGCTGCGCCACCGGACACCCCAGCTTCGTGATGAGCACCTCGTTCACGAACCAGGTCCTCGCCCAGCTCGAGCTCAAGCAAAAGCGCAGCGAGTACAAGAACGAGGTCTACGTGCTGCCGAAGAAGCTCGACGAGATGGTGGCACGGCTGCACCTCGGCAAACTGGGCGTTCGCCTGACCGAGCTCAGCAAGTCGCAGGCCGACTACATCGGCGTGGCCGCGGAAGGGCCATACAAGCCCGAGCACTACCGCTACTAG
- a CDS encoding CotH kinase family protein, whose protein sequence is MPVASRLHSVDPSATLSAFAAVVLPLVSWGCGGDTGGGGSGNGNGAGGSPPSNKPVVMAPPPSMDPAAPDYRDPQLPGDELLASEPLVDTDLFALDRVHRIHIRLWRHRLREVGDEERVPCDVSIDGRVITKAGIRTKGFRGSDSREKPAFSLKLNEFVMGQRHSGLDKIILNNAVQDPTFLNEAIGYGLYRRAGFAAPRVSHAVVSVNGEYFGLYVVKDGIDKQFLTRTFGKDANDGNLYEGQDADFMADSEGMDLKNEVEEMRKRDDLEALAAALRSATAATAMTALAPLMDVEHAFRSWAIDAVVGHWDGYWYGNNNYYVYSHPDGRFRMIPHGMDWLFSDGWPDYEPRANQDPFLRVSASPAGSGSSAFAGLAEADAPSRERYKKALSWVVDNALDVPDLRAEFQERAKAIEAWPQDKGGTRVANDLASFRMQLPGVLDLLDKRKAFLKTKLP, encoded by the coding sequence ATGCCTGTTGCGTCGCGCCTACATTCGGTCGACCCTTCCGCCACGCTGTCCGCGTTTGCCGCAGTGGTCCTTCCCCTGGTGTCGTGGGGCTGCGGGGGCGATACCGGAGGCGGTGGGTCCGGCAATGGCAACGGCGCCGGGGGCAGTCCCCCCTCCAACAAGCCGGTCGTCATGGCTCCGCCCCCCTCGATGGACCCGGCGGCACCCGATTACCGTGACCCCCAGCTTCCCGGAGACGAGCTGCTCGCGTCCGAACCCCTCGTCGACACCGACCTGTTCGCTCTCGATCGGGTCCACCGCATCCACATCCGCCTGTGGCGTCACCGCCTGCGTGAGGTCGGCGACGAAGAGCGCGTGCCTTGCGACGTGAGCATCGACGGCCGCGTGATCACCAAGGCGGGCATCCGGACGAAGGGGTTCCGTGGTTCCGATAGCCGAGAAAAACCTGCCTTCAGTTTGAAGCTCAACGAGTTCGTGATGGGTCAGCGGCACAGCGGACTCGACAAGATCATTCTAAACAACGCCGTTCAGGATCCCACCTTCTTGAACGAAGCGATCGGATACGGTCTTTACCGCCGCGCAGGATTCGCGGCTCCGCGCGTTTCACACGCGGTGGTGTCCGTCAACGGCGAGTATTTCGGTCTTTACGTCGTCAAGGACGGGATCGACAAACAGTTCCTCACGCGTACCTTCGGCAAGGACGCCAACGACGGCAATCTCTACGAAGGCCAAGACGCCGACTTCATGGCCGACAGTGAAGGCATGGATCTCAAAAACGAGGTCGAGGAGATGCGGAAGCGCGATGATCTCGAGGCCCTCGCGGCAGCGCTTCGCTCGGCCACGGCAGCCACCGCGATGACGGCCTTGGCCCCGCTCATGGATGTGGAGCATGCGTTCCGTAGCTGGGCGATAGACGCCGTCGTGGGCCACTGGGATGGGTATTGGTACGGCAACAACAACTACTACGTCTATAGCCACCCCGACGGGCGATTCCGCATGATCCCCCATGGCATGGACTGGCTGTTTAGTGACGGGTGGCCCGACTACGAGCCGCGCGCCAACCAGGACCCCTTTTTGCGGGTGAGCGCCTCGCCGGCAGGCTCCGGCTCGAGCGCATTTGCAGGTCTCGCCGAGGCCGACGCGCCAAGCCGCGAACGCTACAAAAAGGCCTTGAGCTGGGTGGTCGACAACGCCCTCGATGTGCCCGACTTGCGCGCAGAGTTCCAGGAGCGCGCCAAGGCCATCGAAGCCTGGCCGCAGGACAAGGGCGGAACGAGGGTGGCCAATGACCTTGCGTCCTTTCGCATGCAGCTGCCCGGGGTGCTGGACTTGCTCGACAAACGCAAGGCGTTCCTGAAGACCAAGCTCCCGTGA
- a CDS encoding dynamin family protein gives MSPGPFFVGKPRPAGDGLRPRARLKEYGEFMGWLDKIASRIANELEAEGPDPTLRAELALVRGFVDRGDFVEAASRCDELVRTWPREPEVLALAGELASARLDFEAAVTWFGRAVDADPTRPAPYLALAQALLPLARFDPALEATRRVFTLSDELPAPARRTLRAAALVLRGRVALRRGDPEAAYHEFERALSLGADDDDLAADLGRALLPSEPSEGARWLLHAARAPGATDALVLEAARVQRAPGVAAALIAAHVRTCAPTDPEPRLALEAHGCLRLVQEGPPAHETARQQLGPLGARAFTQLAAGPTALTQEAVADLARAAAGLEDYASAHALAQALPPTYPHLPPQTRTAYALGTCRNEALHAWAEALAPTHPAEAARLHAALGTPPDREALTALVHEAPCETARRHWAERLAPAPAEDGSALALTLACERLVSLTPALASLLPPLARVRAQLERPLRVAIVGEFNAGKSSLVNALVGHAMAPVGVKPTTATLNVFRHGLPGAHVVYRTGRVRRLDSAQVAAFLSTLAEDDAASIEDVEIFMPHATLQRFEWIDTPGLNAAREAHERTTRAFMGTADVVVFVLSAQQAAKASERSALDALAEARTPVVALLNKTDQLEPEEVPGVHAAVALAFADRVVDVIDASLRTPAQAEATTEALLGSLSTTCEPRLPALKQRSALHALQALVHQALARLPSSPLPPATHLEAEPPAFTPQDVSTLASALTQALADLASTCHEAATAGAALSEDALARVMLRRLRTAFATLPAPGQEARFCGQRDVYLAQTRGRLEAAIAAEVAAQGPSISRDARRRTLERALPDPERFFWAPLRQSHATLAETRAEARARLLRERAAAEALHEACVVRPLAALTARLDEAWQALVRELPGPGGQTH, from the coding sequence ATGTCCCCCGGCCCGTTTTTCGTGGGAAAGCCGCGCCCTGCGGGCGATGGGTTGCGTCCGCGCGCGCGGCTGAAGGAGTATGGGGAGTTCATGGGTTGGCTCGACAAGATCGCCTCGCGCATCGCCAACGAGCTCGAAGCGGAAGGGCCCGACCCCACGCTGCGGGCCGAGCTGGCCCTGGTCCGGGGCTTCGTGGACCGGGGTGATTTCGTCGAAGCCGCGTCGCGTTGCGACGAGCTCGTGCGCACGTGGCCCCGCGAACCCGAAGTTTTGGCCCTGGCCGGCGAGCTGGCGAGCGCCCGGCTCGATTTCGAGGCTGCCGTCACGTGGTTCGGTCGCGCCGTCGACGCGGACCCCACACGCCCTGCGCCTTACCTGGCGCTTGCCCAAGCCCTCCTTCCGCTCGCGCGCTTCGACCCGGCCCTCGAGGCCACCCGCCGCGTCTTTACGCTGAGCGACGAGCTGCCCGCGCCGGCCCGCCGGACGCTGCGCGCCGCGGCGCTCGTGCTGCGCGGCCGGGTGGCCCTGCGCCGGGGCGATCCCGAAGCCGCCTACCACGAGTTCGAGCGGGCCCTGTCCCTGGGTGCTGACGACGACGACCTGGCAGCCGATCTGGGACGTGCGCTGCTCCCCTCCGAACCCAGCGAGGGAGCGCGCTGGCTTCTGCACGCGGCCCGCGCGCCTGGCGCCACCGACGCCCTGGTGCTCGAAGCGGCCCGCGTCCAGCGTGCGCCCGGGGTGGCGGCTGCGCTCATCGCGGCGCACGTGCGCACGTGCGCCCCCACGGACCCGGAACCGCGCCTGGCGCTCGAAGCTCATGGATGTTTGCGCCTCGTGCAAGAAGGGCCGCCTGCACACGAGACCGCCCGCCAGCAGCTGGGGCCCCTCGGCGCGCGCGCCTTCACGCAGCTCGCCGCCGGGCCCACCGCGCTCACGCAAGAGGCCGTAGCCGACCTGGCCCGGGCGGCGGCCGGACTCGAAGATTACGCCTCGGCGCACGCCCTCGCCCAAGCCCTGCCCCCCACCTATCCCCACCTGCCGCCGCAGACGAGGACGGCGTACGCCCTTGGCACCTGTCGCAACGAAGCTTTGCACGCGTGGGCGGAAGCGCTTGCCCCCACCCACCCCGCCGAGGCCGCGCGCCTGCACGCCGCCCTCGGGACGCCCCCCGACCGGGAAGCCCTCACCGCGCTCGTGCACGAAGCGCCCTGCGAGACCGCGCGCCGCCACTGGGCCGAGCGGCTTGCCCCGGCGCCCGCCGAGGACGGCTCGGCCCTGGCCCTGACCCTTGCCTGCGAGCGCCTGGTGTCCCTGACCCCGGCGCTGGCCTCCCTGCTGCCCCCCCTCGCCCGGGTGCGCGCGCAGCTCGAACGCCCCCTCCGCGTAGCCATCGTGGGAGAGTTCAACGCGGGCAAGTCCTCGCTGGTCAACGCGCTCGTGGGCCACGCGATGGCGCCCGTGGGGGTCAAGCCCACCACGGCCACGCTGAACGTGTTTCGCCACGGCCTGCCGGGCGCTCACGTCGTCTACCGCACGGGACGGGTGCGAAGGCTCGACAGCGCTCAGGTGGCGGCGTTCCTCTCCACCTTGGCCGAAGACGATGCCGCTTCGATTGAAGACGTCGAGATCTTCATGCCCCACGCCACGCTCCAGCGTTTCGAGTGGATCGACACCCCCGGCCTCAACGCCGCCCGCGAGGCGCACGAGCGCACCACGCGGGCCTTCATGGGCACGGCCGATGTGGTGGTGTTCGTTTTGTCGGCCCAACAGGCCGCGAAGGCCTCGGAGAGGAGCGCGCTCGACGCTCTCGCCGAAGCGCGCACCCCGGTCGTGGCCCTGCTCAACAAAACCGACCAGCTCGAGCCCGAAGAGGTCCCGGGGGTCCACGCCGCCGTGGCCCTTGCCTTCGCGGACCGGGTGGTCGACGTCATCGACGCCAGCTTGCGAACGCCCGCCCAGGCCGAGGCCACCACGGAGGCCCTTCTCGGGTCCCTGTCCACCACGTGCGAGCCCCGTCTGCCGGCGCTCAAACAGCGATCCGCGCTGCACGCGCTGCAGGCCCTCGTGCACCAAGCCCTCGCCCGGCTCCCCTCCTCACCCCTCCCGCCCGCCACGCACCTCGAAGCCGAGCCACCCGCGTTCACTCCCCAGGACGTGAGCACCCTCGCCAGCGCGCTCACCCAGGCCCTCGCGGACCTCGCGTCCACCTGCCACGAGGCGGCCACGGCGGGAGCCGCCTTGTCTGAGGACGCCCTCGCGCGCGTGATGCTGCGGCGGTTGCGTACGGCCTTCGCCACCCTGCCCGCGCCCGGGCAGGAGGCTCGTTTTTGCGGGCAGCGCGACGTGTACCTCGCACAGACCCGCGGGCGTCTCGAGGCGGCCATCGCCGCCGAAGTGGCCGCGCAGGGACCGAGCATCTCCCGTGACGCCCGGCGCCGGACGCTCGAGCGCGCGCTCCCCGATCCGGAGCGCTTCTTTTGGGCGCCTCTGCGGCAAAGCCACGCCACCCTCGCCGAGACCCGCGCGGAGGCCCGCGCCCGTCTCCTCCGCGAACGGGCCGCCGCGGAGGCCCTCCACGAAGCCTGCGTCGTGCGGCCCCTCGCTGCGCTCACCGCCCGCCTCGACGAGGCCTGGCAGGCCCTCGTGCGAGAGCTCCCGGGCCCAGGCGGCCAGACCCACTGA
- a CDS encoding metalloregulator ArsR/SmtB family transcription factor — protein MGELGDLTRVRMLHACEQQELSVAELCAVLQVPQSTASRHLKVLGENGWLRARREGTSRFYQLAKDELAPAARRLWKLVQQQCADDGTLRDDDARLERVLRERQTQSQAFFATSAGQWDRLRTDLFGPTFDLSGFVALLDPGTTVGDLGCGTGKTAELMAAFVRKVVAVDASAAMIKAARQRLRGHDNIELHRASLEDLPLEDALLDVAFVSLVLHHVSDPLRVFSEVARVVRPGGRIVVVDMQQHERNEYRQQMGHVWLGFSRPQIVSWFEAAGVTLVHHVALPPEPSARGPGLFVATAAVPERASPRARETHTARLTTAHG, from the coding sequence ATGGGCGAGCTCGGGGACCTCACCCGGGTGCGGATGCTGCACGCCTGCGAGCAGCAGGAGCTCTCGGTGGCCGAGCTCTGCGCGGTGCTCCAGGTCCCTCAGTCCACGGCCAGCCGGCACTTGAAGGTGCTGGGGGAAAACGGCTGGCTGCGCGCACGGCGCGAGGGCACGAGCCGGTTCTACCAGCTGGCCAAGGACGAACTGGCGCCGGCCGCCCGCCGCCTGTGGAAGCTCGTGCAACAGCAATGCGCCGACGACGGCACGCTGCGGGACGACGACGCGCGCCTCGAACGGGTGCTGCGCGAGCGCCAAACCCAGAGCCAGGCGTTCTTCGCCACCAGCGCCGGACAATGGGATCGCCTGCGCACCGATCTCTTCGGCCCCACCTTCGATCTTTCGGGCTTCGTGGCGCTGCTCGACCCTGGCACCACCGTGGGGGATCTCGGCTGCGGCACGGGAAAAACCGCCGAGCTGATGGCAGCCTTCGTCCGCAAGGTGGTGGCGGTCGACGCCTCCGCCGCGATGATCAAGGCCGCGCGCCAGCGGCTCCGCGGCCACGACAACATCGAGCTACACCGGGCCAGCCTGGAAGACCTGCCCCTCGAAGACGCCCTGCTCGACGTGGCCTTCGTGAGCCTGGTGCTTCACCACGTGAGCGACCCCCTGCGCGTGTTCTCCGAGGTGGCCCGCGTGGTGCGGCCGGGCGGCCGCATCGTGGTGGTGGACATGCAGCAACACGAGCGCAACGAGTACCGGCAGCAGATGGGCCACGTCTGGCTCGGTTTTTCCCGCCCCCAGATCGTCTCGTGGTTCGAGGCGGCCGGCGTCACCCTCGTTCATCACGTGGCGTTGCCTCCGGAACCCTCGGCCCGTGGGCCTGGTTTGTTCGTGGCAACGGCCGCAGTACCCGAGCGCGCCAGCCCGCGCGCCCGCGAGACCCACACGGCCCGGCTCACCACCGCGCACGGTTGA
- a CDS encoding phosphatidylserine/phosphatidylglycerophosphate/cardiolipin synthase family protein, with protein MPGEAAAASVDHAAGQAAAGPVPGAEGQRVFAHGVDAYARILARIAGAKERIELRAFVWRDDDTGRAVARALLEAADRGVRIDIHKDRVAASYEYHGGTRQSLFHKRIGIDQRLQTWFLDRAYATGGSLVQQPSPEAAALLTHPNIRIEHAQKRFDHAKVWVFDEEAVILGGMGIGDEHCHEWVDFMVELEGRAVVSRLRARLEEREAFSPERPFDFLCHSRAVHGTGTCPMLGQRLALIGSARESLDIAMAYLGDARFTEALLAAITRGVRVSLITSSRADVMGNINRATCNVLRARAARPELLQIYLHPRVVHAKAIVIDGRVCDVGSANFTPLSHGVYDEVNVFVNDPAFARKVQEALRARAEEAVTPSGRIATAKTVLLVERAVVAYMARRARKARR; from the coding sequence ATGCCCGGGGAAGCTGCGGCCGCCTCGGTGGATCATGCGGCCGGTCAGGCGGCGGCGGGGCCGGTGCCGGGAGCCGAGGGGCAAAGGGTGTTTGCCCACGGTGTGGACGCGTACGCACGCATCCTTGCACGCATCGCCGGGGCGAAGGAACGCATCGAGCTGCGGGCCTTCGTATGGCGGGACGACGACACGGGACGGGCCGTGGCGCGGGCGTTGCTCGAGGCCGCCGATCGGGGCGTGCGCATCGACATTCACAAAGACCGCGTGGCGGCCAGCTACGAATACCACGGAGGCACCCGGCAGAGCCTCTTTCACAAGCGCATCGGCATCGACCAGCGGCTGCAGACCTGGTTCTTGGACCGGGCGTATGCGACGGGCGGCTCTCTCGTCCAGCAGCCTTCGCCCGAAGCCGCAGCGCTCCTCACCCACCCCAACATCCGGATCGAGCACGCGCAGAAGCGCTTCGATCACGCCAAGGTGTGGGTGTTCGACGAGGAGGCGGTGATCCTGGGCGGCATGGGCATCGGTGACGAGCACTGCCACGAGTGGGTCGACTTCATGGTGGAGCTGGAGGGGCGGGCCGTGGTGTCACGCTTGCGTGCCCGGCTCGAAGAGCGCGAGGCCTTCTCACCTGAACGTCCGTTCGATTTTCTTTGCCACAGCCGCGCGGTACACGGCACGGGGACCTGTCCCATGTTGGGTCAACGTTTGGCCCTGATCGGGAGCGCCCGTGAGTCTCTCGACATCGCCATGGCGTACCTGGGCGATGCACGCTTTACCGAGGCGTTGCTGGCAGCCATCACGCGCGGTGTGCGCGTCTCGCTCATCACCTCGTCACGGGCAGACGTGATGGGGAACATCAACCGGGCCACGTGCAACGTTTTGCGGGCGCGGGCCGCGCGGCCGGAGCTGCTGCAGATCTACTTGCACCCTCGCGTGGTTCACGCCAAGGCGATCGTGATCGATGGCCGCGTATGCGACGTGGGCTCGGCGAACTTCACGCCGCTGTCTCACGGTGTGTACGATGAAGTGAACGTGTTCGTGAACGACCCGGCCTTTGCCCGCAAGGTGCAGGAGGCCCTGCGCGCCCGTGCCGAAGAGGCCGTGACGCCCTCGGGCCGCATCGCCACGGCGAAGACGGTGCTTTTGGTCGAGCGCGCCGTGGTGGCGTACATGGCCCGGCGGGCCCGCAAGGCTCGCCGCTGA
- a CDS encoding MFS transporter, which yields MNPPLTPAPAPRADSVRPLRWPEMLGYGLGDVGFGVYWKTFEALLLLFYTDVFGISPAQAGTILLVTRVSDAVTDPLMGMLADRTKTRWGKFRPYLLWMSLPLAAAAVLTFTTPNLDQAGKLVYAYVTYIFVMIMYTAANIPYGAMLGVITPDVKKRTTVSTVKLVGAFSGGTLFMPIIPKLAAWLGQGDAATGWQRAMIVLGAVAVALLFVTFWTTRERVSPPPHQKPMMKRDLGDLVRNGPWLTLFALGFVVILTIAIRNNAFAYYIQYYAQVPSADLENVRYWFLMATQAPYAVGAALTPWLSRYFDKKQLFTYLMVGVALLCGVLYMVPRDALWAMFAVNIGISLVLGPKSVLSWAMFADSADFSEWRTGRRATGLVFAAATFSVKLGGGVAGWLSGKLLQSVGYVPNQEQSATALTGIVVLSSVLPGACALAAAGIVRLYSLTGPKLALIQHELERRRAAEGAGPTS from the coding sequence GTGAACCCGCCTCTCACTCCCGCCCCCGCCCCTCGTGCGGACTCTGTTCGCCCCCTGCGCTGGCCCGAGATGCTGGGCTACGGGCTCGGCGATGTAGGCTTTGGTGTCTACTGGAAGACCTTCGAGGCGCTGCTGCTGCTGTTCTACACGGACGTCTTCGGCATCTCGCCCGCCCAGGCCGGAACGATTCTTCTGGTGACGCGTGTCTCTGACGCCGTCACAGATCCGTTGATGGGCATGCTGGCGGACCGCACGAAGACACGCTGGGGCAAGTTCCGGCCCTATTTGCTGTGGATGTCGCTTCCCCTGGCGGCCGCCGCCGTGCTGACCTTCACCACGCCGAACCTCGATCAGGCGGGCAAACTGGTCTACGCCTACGTGACGTACATCTTCGTCATGATCATGTACACGGCGGCGAACATCCCGTACGGCGCCATGCTGGGCGTGATCACGCCCGACGTGAAAAAGCGCACGACCGTGTCCACTGTGAAGCTGGTGGGCGCGTTTTCGGGCGGCACCTTGTTCATGCCCATCATCCCGAAGCTGGCCGCGTGGCTCGGGCAGGGCGACGCCGCCACGGGTTGGCAGCGAGCGATGATCGTTTTGGGGGCCGTGGCGGTCGCGTTGCTCTTCGTGACGTTCTGGACCACCCGAGAGCGGGTCAGCCCGCCTCCCCATCAAAAGCCGATGATGAAGCGGGATCTGGGCGACCTCGTTCGCAACGGTCCCTGGCTCACACTGTTCGCTTTGGGCTTCGTGGTCATTCTCACGATCGCCATTCGCAACAACGCCTTCGCCTACTACATCCAGTACTACGCTCAGGTTCCGTCGGCAGACCTCGAGAACGTGCGCTACTGGTTCCTCATGGCCACGCAGGCGCCTTACGCGGTGGGCGCGGCCCTGACCCCCTGGCTGTCGCGCTACTTCGACAAGAAGCAGCTGTTCACGTACCTGATGGTGGGCGTTGCGCTGCTGTGTGGGGTGCTTTACATGGTGCCCCGCGACGCGCTGTGGGCGATGTTTGCCGTGAACATCGGGATCTCGCTGGTGTTGGGTCCGAAGTCTGTTTTGTCGTGGGCGATGTTTGCGGACAGCGCTGACTTTTCGGAGTGGAGGACCGGGCGTCGGGCCACGGGCCTCGTTTTCGCCGCGGCGACTTTTTCGGTGAAGCTGGGCGGTGGCGTGGCGGGCTGGCTGAGCGGCAAACTGTTGCAGTCCGTGGGTTACGTGCCGAACCAAGAGCAAAGCGCTACGGCGTTGACCGGGATCGTGGTGCTTTCGAGCGTGCTTCCGGGGGCCTGCGCGCTGGCGGCCGCGGGGATCGTGCGGCTTTACTCGCTGACGGGCCCGAAGCTGGCCTTGATTCAGCACGAGCTCGAGCGCCGCCGCGCGGCCGAAGGCGCCGGTCCGACGTCCTGA
- a CDS encoding YceI family protein, whose translation MKSLVLASVFVATGLSAGASQASEWAIDSSHSTAQFTVRHMMVTDVRGTFNKVDGLVNLDDKDPTKSVVEVSIDVNSVDTREPKRDEHLKAPDFFNAEKNPKITFKSSKIKKAGKDKYKVTGDLMINGVTKEVTLDVAGPTKPLKNPWGMMVRGVSATGKVNRKDFGLVWNKALDAGGVLVGDEVKIQVDAELVEKPGAAAAAAPAAK comes from the coding sequence ATGAAATCTCTCGTTCTTGCATCCGTATTTGTCGCCACGGGCCTTTCGGCCGGGGCCAGCCAGGCCAGCGAATGGGCCATCGACTCGTCTCACAGCACGGCCCAGTTCACGGTCCGTCACATGATGGTCACCGACGTGCGCGGCACCTTCAACAAGGTGGACGGGCTCGTGAACCTCGACGACAAGGACCCGACCAAGTCGGTCGTGGAGGTCTCGATCGATGTCAATTCGGTGGACACGCGAGAGCCAAAGCGCGACGAGCACCTCAAGGCCCCCGACTTCTTCAACGCCGAGAAGAACCCCAAGATCACCTTCAAATCGTCGAAGATCAAGAAGGCGGGCAAGGACAAGTACAAGGTCACGGGTGATCTCATGATCAACGGCGTGACGAAAGAAGTGACGCTGGATGTGGCTGGCCCCACCAAGCCCCTCAAGAACCCCTGGGGCATGATGGTTCGGGGCGTGAGCGCCACCGGCAAAGTGAACCGCAAGGACTTCGGCCTCGTGTGGAACAAGGCCCTCGACGCCGGCGGCGTGTTGGTGGGCGACGAAGTGAAGATCCAGGTCGACGCCGAGCTGGTGGAGAAGCCTGGCGCTGCGGCGGCTGCAGCCCCCGCGGCGAAGTGA
- a CDS encoding phosphoglycerate kinase, translated as MNKLFIENIDVAGKRVIVRVDFNVPLKDGVVENDKRLKASLPTIKYLREKGAKLILMSHLGRPDGQRKPDMSLRPVAKALGDILGTEVKFAEDCVGAPAEQAVAALQSGQVLLLENLRFHAAEEANDPGFAKQLAALADVYVNDAFGTAHRAHASTEGITKFVSQAACGYLMKRELDYLGTALANPQRPFVAIIGGSKVSSKIDVIQSLLPKVDKLLLGGGMTYTFLKAQGLEIGRSIFEADKVEFAKSLLAQAGDKLVLGSDFVVTDKLDFGGRTVGNTQIVPRDGIPAGWEGVDIGPETIAEFEQILTTAKTVIWNGPVGVFEIDATAKGTIAVAEVLAKATDAGATTIIGGGDSASAVKKAKVQDKVSHVSTGGGASLEFLEGKVLPGVAALTDR; from the coding sequence GTGAACAAGCTATTTATCGAGAACATCGATGTCGCGGGCAAACGCGTCATCGTTCGTGTGGATTTCAACGTCCCCCTCAAGGACGGCGTGGTGGAAAACGACAAGCGCCTCAAGGCCTCGTTGCCCACCATCAAGTACCTGCGCGAAAAGGGCGCAAAGCTGATTTTGATGTCGCACCTTGGCCGCCCTGATGGCCAGCGCAAGCCCGACATGAGCCTGCGGCCCGTGGCCAAGGCCCTTGGCGACATCCTCGGCACCGAGGTGAAGTTTGCCGAAGACTGCGTGGGCGCACCCGCCGAGCAGGCCGTCGCGGCTTTGCAAAGCGGCCAGGTGTTGCTGCTCGAGAACCTCCGCTTCCACGCCGCCGAAGAGGCCAACGACCCAGGCTTTGCCAAGCAGCTCGCCGCCCTGGCCGACGTCTACGTCAACGACGCCTTCGGCACCGCACACCGGGCCCACGCCTCCACGGAAGGCATCACGAAGTTCGTCAGCCAGGCAGCCTGTGGCTACCTGATGAAGCGCGAGCTCGACTACCTCGGCACCGCACTCGCCAACCCGCAGCGTCCCTTCGTGGCGATCATCGGAGGCTCGAAGGTGTCGAGCAAGATTGACGTCATCCAGTCGCTGTTGCCCAAGGTCGACAAGCTCCTGCTGGGCGGCGGCATGACCTACACCTTTCTCAAGGCGCAAGGGCTCGAGATCGGCAGGTCGATCTTCGAGGCCGACAAGGTGGAATTCGCCAAGAGTTTGCTGGCTCAGGCGGGCGACAAGCTGGTGCTCGGCAGCGACTTCGTCGTGACCGACAAGCTCGACTTCGGAGGCCGCACCGTGGGCAACACCCAGATCGTGCCCCGCGATGGCATTCCCGCCGGCTGGGAGGGCGTGGACATCGGCCCCGAGACCATCGCCGAGTTCGAGCAGATCCTGACCACCGCCAAGACGGTGATCTGGAACGGCCCCGTGGGCGTGTTCGAGATCGACGCCACCGCCAAGGGCACCATCGCGGTGGCCGAGGTGCTTGCCAAGGCCACCGACGCCGGCGCCACCACCATCATCGGCGGCGGCGACTCTGCCTCGGCCGTCAAGAAGGCCAAGGTGCAGGACAAGGTCTCGCACGTGTCCACCGGCGGTGGCGCTTCCCTCGAGTTCCTCGAGGGCAAGGTGCTTCCGGGCGTGGCCGCTCTGACCGACCGCTAG